The following are from one region of the Paenibacillus sp. JZ16 genome:
- the kdpC gene encoding potassium-transporting ATPase subunit KdpC, with the protein MNNSLQKSSAAPRAGAGAVRVSLGMALRTSLVFIVLCGFLYPLITTGAAQLLMPKQAGGSLVTDSGGKVVGSELIGQNFTEPQYFHGRVSSIEYNGAGSGSNNYAPSNPDLIDRTKASIEAWKENNPDVPVSKVPMDLVTNSASGLDPHISPQAANIQIPRISKLTGITEAELNQLVEEHTEGRDLGVFGEPRVNVLKLNLALAELLD; encoded by the coding sequence ATGAATAATTCGTTGCAAAAATCATCCGCTGCGCCTCGCGCCGGGGCGGGGGCAGTCCGCGTCTCTCTGGGCATGGCCCTAAGAACGAGCCTTGTATTTATCGTGTTATGCGGTTTTCTCTATCCGCTGATTACGACGGGAGCCGCGCAGCTGCTCATGCCGAAGCAAGCCGGCGGCAGCTTGGTCACAGATTCCGGCGGAAAGGTGGTCGGATCGGAATTGATCGGCCAGAACTTTACGGAGCCTCAGTATTTTCACGGCAGGGTGTCCAGCATTGAATATAACGGAGCCGGCTCAGGCAGCAATAACTATGCACCTTCCAACCCGGACCTGATCGATCGGACGAAGGCCTCGATTGAAGCGTGGAAGGAGAACAACCCGGATGTTCCGGTGAGCAAGGTTCCGATGGATCTGGTTACGAATTCCGCCTCCGGATTGGATCCACACATCTCGCCGCAGGCCGCGAATATTCAGATTCCGCGGATCAGCAAGCTGACTGGAATTACGGAGGCAGAGCTTAATCAGTTGGTAGAGGAGCACACAGAAGGACGGGACTTGGGCGTGTTCGGTGAACCGCGCGTCAATGTGTTGAAGCTGAACCTGGCGCTGGCCGAGCTTCTTGATTGA
- a CDS encoding histidine kinase, with protein sequence MDLFRRKSPEEILRSIAKLHHGRLKVYIGAVSGSGKTYHMLREGHTLKLQGIDVVICAVSTMQRPETVEQVRNLERVPSIHWVEDGVEKKDLDLELLVQRNPEVVLVDGLAHRNRKGAKHATRLDDIRFLLSRGISVITTVNVYELEDVQDIAVKLTGIKASYTVPADTLENADEVVLIDVTPETMLERAQGGLLGGGSVWKEGNLAVLRELTLRLVAEGVNHSLERHRKERGLVGPSGAHERILVSTQYHWNGSIYMRRGQQIAKRLNGELMAVTFVNPRLELTKEQAAFKRSLLKLSERIGVKLEELPLHSRRKLADVLVQYALEHHVTRIVLGHSKQTRFQEMRQGSLLQDLLKKTRGIDIFIVADRAAHDGERIIPAQIHPRRVSSDSFHRLNEQELDRKMEQVKRGRFKVYIGAAPGVGKTYAMLREGNDLLKKELTVLTGLLETHGRMDTRSQIGDLEVLPRKEMDYQGSRLEEMDTDEIIRRRPDVVLVDELAHTNVPGSKHTKRYEDVLDILSAGISVITTMNVQHLESLNDAVKQMTGVRVRETVPDHILQLADEVQLIDVTPESLRQRMKDGKIYAPEKIPQALGHFFKTGNLIALRELALREIADDVDERLESWQRSSSLRGPWRREEVIYVMLGEGPQGERLIRRGFRIAHRLKAAWYVAVPLERHHSLSLDDEQRLTALQTLTERFGGTFTVLPVNKGPTRAVSSQLVAAADAVKATQLIIGQPQMAGWKLYAQRRMIRGLLRSARHMDVLVVGDYDPHV encoded by the coding sequence ATGGACCTCTTTCGGAGAAAATCACCGGAGGAAATCTTAAGGTCGATTGCGAAGCTCCACCATGGAAGGCTTAAGGTATATATCGGGGCCGTAAGCGGTTCGGGGAAAACTTATCATATGCTTCGCGAAGGACATACCTTGAAACTGCAAGGCATCGATGTTGTTATATGCGCGGTATCCACGATGCAGCGTCCGGAAACGGTCGAGCAGGTCCGGAATCTGGAGCGGGTGCCCAGCATCCATTGGGTGGAGGACGGCGTAGAGAAGAAGGATCTTGATCTGGAACTGCTGGTGCAGCGCAACCCGGAGGTGGTGCTTGTCGATGGGCTTGCCCACCGGAATCGGAAGGGGGCGAAGCATGCCACGCGGCTGGATGACATCCGATTTTTGTTAAGCCGGGGGATTAGCGTCATCACGACGGTCAATGTGTATGAGCTGGAGGACGTCCAAGATATTGCAGTCAAGCTGACAGGCATTAAGGCTAGTTATACGGTTCCTGCCGATACGCTAGAAAACGCAGACGAGGTGGTGCTTATTGATGTAACGCCTGAAACGATGCTGGAGCGGGCACAAGGTGGCTTGCTCGGGGGTGGCAGCGTATGGAAGGAGGGTAATCTGGCCGTGCTTCGGGAGCTGACGCTGCGCCTCGTAGCCGAAGGGGTAAACCACTCGCTGGAGCGGCACCGCAAGGAACGGGGATTGGTCGGCCCATCGGGAGCCCATGAGCGAATATTGGTATCCACCCAGTATCATTGGAACGGATCCATTTATATGCGGCGCGGACAGCAGATCGCGAAGAGATTGAACGGTGAGCTTATGGCCGTTACGTTTGTGAATCCGAGGTTAGAGCTCACGAAAGAGCAGGCGGCCTTCAAGCGATCTTTGCTGAAACTGTCGGAGCGTATCGGCGTCAAGCTTGAAGAGCTGCCTCTCCATTCGCGTAGGAAGCTGGCCGACGTGCTTGTTCAATATGCGTTGGAGCACCATGTGACCCGCATTGTGCTGGGTCACTCGAAGCAGACCCGCTTTCAGGAGATGCGGCAGGGCTCGCTCCTTCAGGATCTGCTGAAGAAAACGCGCGGGATCGATATTTTTATTGTGGCGGATCGGGCGGCGCATGACGGAGAACGGATCATCCCGGCGCAGATCCATCCGCGGCGAGTTTCCTCCGATTCGTTTCACCGATTGAATGAGCAAGAGCTGGACCGGAAGATGGAGCAGGTCAAGCGCGGGCGGTTTAAAGTCTATATCGGGGCTGCCCCGGGCGTGGGCAAGACGTATGCGATGCTGCGCGAAGGCAATGATCTGCTAAAGAAGGAATTGACGGTTCTTACCGGACTGTTGGAGACGCACGGCCGGATGGATACGCGATCACAGATCGGTGATCTTGAGGTTCTTCCGCGCAAAGAGATGGACTACCAGGGATCACGCCTTGAGGAGATGGATACCGATGAGATCATTCGTCGCAGGCCTGACGTGGTTCTTGTGGATGAGCTGGCGCATACGAATGTTCCCGGAAGCAAGCACACGAAACGGTATGAAGACGTGCTGGATATTCTGTCGGCTGGCATCTCCGTCATTACGACCATGAACGTGCAGCATTTGGAGAGCTTGAATGATGCCGTCAAGCAAATGACCGGTGTTCGTGTTCGCGAGACGGTGCCGGATCATATTCTGCAATTGGCCGATGAGGTTCAGCTCATCGACGTTACGCCGGAGTCGCTGCGGCAGCGGATGAAGGACGGCAAAATTTATGCGCCGGAGAAAATCCCGCAGGCCCTTGGCCATTTTTTTAAGACGGGAAACCTTATTGCCTTAAGAGAGCTTGCCTTAAGAGAAATTGCGGATGATGTAGACGAGAGACTGGAGTCATGGCAGCGCAGCAGCTCGCTGCGGGGGCCGTGGCGTCGCGAGGAGGTTATCTATGTCATGCTTGGTGAAGGTCCCCAGGGAGAACGGCTCATTCGCCGTGGCTTCCGGATCGCCCATCGGCTGAAAGCGGCCTGGTATGTGGCAGTCCCTCTGGAGCGGCATCACAGTCTGTCTCTTGACGACGAACAACGCCTGACGGCCCTTCAGACGTTAACGGAACGTTTCGGGGGAACGTTCACCGTGCTCCCGGTAAACAAGGGGCCAACCCGCGCCGTTTCTTCCCAATTGGTCGCAGCAGCAGATGCGGTCAAGGCCACCCAGTTGATTATCGGACAGCCGCAGATGGCCGGATGGAAGCTGTACGCCCAGCGGAGAATGATCCGGGGCCTGCTAAGAAGCGCAAGGCATATGGATGTGCTGGTGGTTGGGGATTACGATCCGCACGTTTGA
- the udk gene encoding uridine kinase, with translation MLIIGIAGGTGSGKTTVARSVIDRLGSDKVTFISQDNYYKDHKELSFEEREAINYDHPFAFDNELLVEHLGILKTGQPAFAPVYDFTAHARFTDQTIELKPNNIVIIEGLHVLSDENLRKLLHIKVFVDTDPDVRLLRRVVRDIEDRGRTIQSIHNQYLTTVKPMHEAFIEPSKKYADLIIPEGGENEVGIRLLSILTEKYLTGDRTLSGES, from the coding sequence ATGCTCATAATTGGTATTGCCGGCGGCACCGGATCGGGCAAAACGACGGTTGCCCGCTCTGTCATTGACCGTCTTGGTTCAGATAAAGTCACTTTTATTTCGCAGGATAACTATTACAAGGATCATAAAGAGCTCAGTTTCGAGGAACGCGAAGCGATTAACTATGATCATCCGTTCGCCTTTGACAACGAGCTGCTCGTCGAACATCTCGGCATTTTGAAAACAGGACAACCCGCATTTGCACCGGTGTATGATTTTACCGCCCATGCCCGTTTCACGGATCAGACCATTGAACTGAAGCCGAACAACATCGTCATCATTGAAGGCCTGCACGTACTGTCCGATGAGAATCTGCGCAAGCTGCTTCACATTAAAGTGTTTGTGGATACCGATCCCGATGTACGCCTGCTTCGCCGGGTCGTGCGCGATATCGAGGACCGCGGCCGGACCATCCAGTCGATCCATAATCAGTATCTGACAACCGTCAAGCCGATGCATGAGGCGTTCATCGAACCCTCCAAGAAGTACGCCGACCTGATCATTCCCGAAGGCGGAGAGAATGAAGTCGGCATTCGCCTGCTCTCCATCTTGACCGAGAAATATTTGACCGGCGACCGCACATTGTCGGGTGAATCATAG
- a CDS encoding carbohydrate-binding family 9-like protein, which translates to MHYTANYSCKPALYIQQGEHRGNIDWDRYEAVALSDTVTGLAAKEATEVRACWSSEYFYVRFVCQDSHIVSEYQHRDDPLYEQDVVELFIDEAGTGMEYIELEVSPNNIIFDALIQSDGQKSITSSDVKWNLAGLQTSVEHYDKGNIMYEIRIPAANFKNPLQAGRSWNVNFYRIDEDTQGNREYQAWSPTGEVNYHIPSRFGKLEFVDMI; encoded by the coding sequence ATGCATTATACGGCAAATTACTCATGCAAGCCCGCCCTATACATCCAGCAGGGAGAGCATCGTGGGAACATCGATTGGGACCGATATGAAGCGGTGGCCCTGAGCGATACCGTGACCGGGCTTGCTGCGAAGGAAGCGACCGAGGTTCGCGCCTGCTGGAGCTCCGAATACTTTTATGTACGGTTTGTTTGCCAGGATTCTCATATCGTATCGGAGTACCAGCATCGGGATGATCCGCTGTATGAACAGGATGTCGTGGAATTGTTTATAGACGAAGCAGGAACGGGAATGGAATATATCGAGCTTGAGGTGAGTCCGAACAATATTATATTTGACGCCCTGATCCAAAGCGATGGACAAAAGTCGATCACAAGCAGCGATGTGAAGTGGAATCTTGCCGGCCTACAGACCTCGGTAGAGCATTACGATAAGGGGAATATAATGTATGAAATTCGCATTCCGGCTGCGAACTTCAAGAATCCCCTGCAAGCGGGACGAAGCTGGAACGTGAATTTTTACCGCATTGATGAGGACACCCAAGGAAACCGGGAGTATCAGGCATGGAGCCCAACCGGTGAGGTGAATTACCATATTCCTTCACGTTTTGGGAAGCTGGAGTTCGTCGATATGATTTAG
- a CDS encoding TetR/AcrR family transcriptional regulator, protein MSNPSTYEVILDTSYRLFAEQGFEKTSMAMIAKELDVSKPALYYHFSSKEALIDKLFEEICRSIGFHVYFQLEKYTAENFSARLTSDGLNMIHTQQEDEHYTRIMNQYQALGYRNPKYARQLIGILEGFTSGFTELLKYGVSIGALPDGNMGVQAQMLTMIIDSMDNFMSYGLEYDYEVIWTQAVNQVMTGAEGNEL, encoded by the coding sequence ATGAGTAATCCATCAACGTATGAGGTTATTTTAGATACAAGCTATCGCTTGTTTGCGGAACAAGGCTTTGAGAAAACGAGCATGGCGATGATCGCCAAGGAATTGGATGTATCCAAACCTGCGCTTTATTATCATTTTTCCTCGAAGGAAGCTCTTATTGACAAGCTTTTTGAAGAGATTTGCCGCAGCATCGGTTTTCATGTTTATTTTCAACTGGAGAAATATACGGCGGAGAATTTCAGCGCGAGGCTTACCTCTGACGGGTTGAACATGATTCATACGCAACAGGAGGATGAACACTATACTCGAATTATGAATCAGTATCAGGCCTTGGGTTACCGCAATCCTAAATATGCACGGCAACTAATCGGTATTCTGGAAGGGTTCACTTCCGGCTTTACGGAGCTGCTGAAATATGGAGTTTCCATTGGAGCTCTTCCGGACGGCAATATGGGAGTTCAGGCACAGATGCTGACCATGATCATTGATAGCATGGATAACTTCATGAGTTACGGTCTGGAATACGACTATGAGGTGATCTGGACGCAAGCAGTCAACCAGGTGATGACAGGAGCTGAGGGGAATGAGCTCTAA
- a CDS encoding heparan-alpha-glucosaminide N-acetyltransferase domain-containing protein: MSSNTTRLTALDYARAWAIFGMIIVNYKLAMEVGDHGANWLQTIAGLFEGRASALFVVLAGVGVSLMTAKASISRNQHMIRENRKTLVKRAVFLFIAGTLLLLTGWSADILHYYAVFLLLASVLITVSDKTLLILAGLVLIVSSSMLILLDYSKGWDPGFHRYADFWTVEGFIRNLMFNGYHPLFPWSSFFLIGMWLGRKGWWGGKHRRKLMMYSLLGR, from the coding sequence ATGAGCTCTAACACAACGCGTTTAACCGCACTCGATTATGCTCGCGCCTGGGCCATCTTCGGCATGATTATTGTCAATTATAAACTTGCCATGGAGGTGGGGGATCATGGAGCCAATTGGCTGCAAACCATCGCCGGTCTGTTTGAAGGAAGAGCTTCTGCATTGTTCGTGGTACTTGCTGGCGTCGGTGTGTCCTTAATGACTGCGAAGGCTAGTATTTCCCGCAATCAACACATGATTCGAGAGAATCGCAAGACATTGGTGAAGAGAGCCGTATTCTTGTTTATCGCCGGGACACTTCTGCTGCTGACCGGATGGAGCGCCGATATATTGCATTATTATGCGGTATTTTTACTTCTGGCCTCGGTACTCATAACGGTATCGGACAAAACGCTCCTGATCCTGGCCGGACTAGTTCTGATCGTATCGTCATCCATGCTGATCCTGCTGGACTACAGCAAGGGCTGGGATCCCGGTTTTCATCGATATGCCGACTTTTGGACGGTGGAAGGATTCATCCGCAATTTGATGTTCAACGGATATCATCCTCTTTTTCCATGGAGCAGCTTTTTCCTCATCGGCATGTGGCTTGGAAGAAAGGGCTGGTGGGGCGGCAAACACAGGCGGAAGCTCATGATGTATTCATTGCTCGGGCGGTAA
- a CDS encoding DUF418 domain-containing protein, with protein sequence MGRQTQAEAHDVFIARAVIFELLSRFLIRGTSPWLDADSASYLFTTKPMPPTLLYVCSAGCLAVAVITICFYIVERFENNRLTGWLIWTGQLSLSHYLGHIFIGLGLLEAIGYLNHGNLGFAVAYGCGYFVMAVIFSWVWRKRVRRGPMELLMRKWC encoded by the coding sequence GTGGGGCGGCAAACACAGGCGGAAGCTCATGATGTATTCATTGCTCGGGCGGTAATATTCGAGCTGTTATCCCGCTTCCTCATTCGCGGGACGTCCCCGTGGCTTGATGCCGACTCGGCTAGTTATCTGTTTACAACCAAGCCGATGCCGCCGACGCTGCTCTATGTATGTTCTGCGGGTTGTCTGGCTGTTGCCGTGATTACAATCTGTTTTTATATCGTTGAGCGTTTTGAGAATAACCGCCTGACAGGGTGGCTTATATGGACCGGGCAGCTCTCACTCTCCCATTATCTCGGTCATATCTTCATTGGATTGGGGCTGCTGGAAGCGATCGGGTATTTGAACCATGGCAATCTGGGCTTTGCGGTTGCTTACGGCTGCGGTTACTTTGTGATGGCTGTCATCTTCTCTTGGGTATGGAGAAAACGAGTGAGGCGAGGTCCCATGGAGCTGCTTATGCGAAAATGGTGTTAA
- a CDS encoding SMI1/KNR4 family protein: MSAVMDGLMLELEQQLEEKVAEDLRDLLDEYKQLKGAAPDQFQLFEAEFEIELPQDFRSFYSKKNGSGYGFHVLYPGNEGDGEYTPFYLMSLDEMREVKAYFCERNEPLDAYYSSEEIQQLDPEIKPYLFHKAWYPFATMAGGSLYLMLDFDPAEPGTSGQIIMYVHDPDFVYYIAPSFTELLQASNRNLRTDIEEVDY, translated from the coding sequence ATGAGTGCTGTTATGGATGGACTGATGCTCGAGCTGGAGCAGCAGTTGGAGGAGAAGGTCGCCGAAGATCTTCGGGATTTGCTGGATGAATATAAACAATTGAAGGGGGCGGCTCCTGATCAATTTCAGCTTTTTGAAGCGGAGTTCGAGATCGAGCTGCCACAGGACTTTCGTTCGTTTTACAGTAAGAAGAACGGCAGCGGATATGGGTTTCACGTACTCTACCCTGGTAATGAAGGGGATGGGGAATACACGCCGTTTTATCTGATGAGCCTGGATGAGATGAGGGAGGTCAAAGCTTATTTCTGCGAACGGAATGAACCGCTGGATGCGTATTACAGTTCGGAGGAAATACAGCAGCTGGATCCGGAGATTAAGCCTTACCTGTTTCACAAGGCTTGGTATCCGTTTGCCACGATGGCAGGCGGGTCGTTGTATTTGATGCTGGATTTCGATCCGGCTGAGCCGGGAACGTCCGGGCAGATCATCATGTACGTGCATGATCCTGATTTTGTGTATTATATCGCGCCTTCCTTCACGGAGCTGCTTCAGGCGTCAAACCGCAATCTGCGCACCGACATTGAAGAGGTGGACTACTGA
- the comJ gene encoding competence protein ComJ: MQHTKMTQEVDLTISHHQIQVRSRDFDEDLCQWGETNIKQGVVIHPGYLTFDPIPDDAFGAWVKLALKEAFIEDPNAQRRMVVPFDVLDPGKLELLSVMSDAAIELPLQAGRYALYFEICEDEEVYYRFTFVHEGEKFQARYLMDDEWGGKAGEALSVGYC, from the coding sequence ATGCAGCATACGAAAATGACTCAAGAGGTGGACCTTACCATTTCGCACCATCAGATCCAAGTCCGCTCACGGGACTTTGATGAGGATTTGTGCCAATGGGGAGAAACCAATATCAAGCAGGGCGTTGTCATTCATCCCGGTTATCTCACCTTTGATCCTATCCCTGATGATGCTTTCGGCGCCTGGGTAAAGCTGGCCTTGAAAGAGGCGTTCATCGAAGATCCGAACGCGCAGCGGCGGATGGTCGTGCCGTTTGATGTTCTGGATCCTGGGAAGCTGGAGCTGTTGTCCGTCATGTCGGACGCCGCTATTGAGCTTCCGCTGCAAGCAGGGCGATATGCACTGTATTTTGAGATTTGCGAGGATGAAGAAGTGTATTATCGCTTCACTTTTGTTCATGAGGGAGAAAAGTTTCAAGCCCGGTATCTGATGGATGATGAATGGGGCGGCAAGGCTGGAGAAGCATTGTCGGTGGGGTACTGCTGA
- a CDS encoding DUF3298 domain-containing protein, translating into MKKTMKHTTPITKTLAAAGLAGILMISASGLPSAHVHAETKAAASTNRVTAPTVAPQLVTSKTLQSKQKWLKTNIKIPVFQGLTDTKYQDQLNDIIESHASKDMDKWEKEAAEAAANAQKNGYTMHPYQLNITYELTSDGKDGSLISLKVITEGIGMNNGDPRVDTYNFTNEAEAQRVTLEDLFGKDYKSIVDQAVKTAIAADQDHYFSNEDGFQGIDAEQSFYVADGKAYIVFQKYSIAPGATGTPEFAVKLPDKGSDIKPAAAVLKSGAYYKDNNGKLMVQVSVLRQLQFNVKWNGKSKTTEVSKGAVWSAVKLNKDAYTFGKMAPRSLGSAPVMKKGHVYVPLAFLTDVLNLNADQSKHGQITVTAAK; encoded by the coding sequence ATGAAAAAAACAATGAAGCACACAACCCCAATCACCAAAACCCTGGCGGCTGCCGGATTAGCGGGCATCCTGATGATCTCCGCTTCGGGTCTGCCATCCGCTCATGTCCATGCCGAAACCAAAGCTGCAGCGAGCACGAATCGGGTGACCGCTCCAACCGTTGCCCCGCAACTGGTAACATCCAAAACGCTGCAATCCAAGCAAAAATGGCTGAAAACCAATATTAAGATCCCTGTATTCCAAGGTTTGACTGACACCAAATATCAAGACCAGTTGAACGACATTATCGAATCCCATGCCTCCAAGGATATGGACAAATGGGAGAAAGAAGCGGCGGAAGCTGCTGCAAATGCACAAAAGAACGGCTATACCATGCACCCTTATCAGCTGAACATCACTTATGAGCTCACATCGGATGGTAAAGACGGCAGCTTGATCTCCCTTAAGGTCATCACCGAAGGCATCGGGATGAACAATGGCGATCCCCGCGTGGATACGTACAACTTCACGAACGAAGCCGAAGCACAGCGCGTGACGCTTGAAGACCTGTTCGGCAAAGATTACAAATCCATCGTGGATCAAGCGGTCAAAACGGCGATTGCCGCGGATCAAGACCATTACTTCTCGAACGAAGACGGGTTTCAAGGCATAGACGCGGAGCAATCCTTCTATGTCGCGGACGGAAAGGCCTATATCGTATTCCAAAAATACAGCATCGCCCCTGGAGCCACAGGTACACCGGAATTTGCCGTAAAACTGCCTGATAAAGGATCCGACATAAAGCCTGCTGCAGCCGTATTGAAATCAGGCGCTTATTACAAAGATAACAACGGCAAACTCATGGTTCAGGTATCCGTGCTGCGCCAGCTGCAGTTCAATGTCAAGTGGAACGGCAAGAGCAAAACCACGGAAGTCTCCAAGGGAGCCGTCTGGAGCGCGGTGAAGCTGAACAAGGATGCTTACACTTTCGGCAAAATGGCCCCACGTTCGCTGGGCTCGGCTCCTGTCATGAAAAAAGGCCACGTCTATGTTCCGCTTGCTTTCCTGACAGACGTTCTGAATCTGAATGCAGATCAAAGCAAGCATGGCCAGATTACGGTAACCGCAGCAAAATAA
- a CDS encoding DUF3298 domain-containing protein, with protein MHDKLNRMKEQYESTPIPDELSSIVNKTIATRRKKNRALPWLASSAAACILLFAGVNTSPALAQAMSDVPVLGHIIKVITIREYAEQDDNTEVHIETPGIANLGNTELEQTLNNKYLEENKKLYENFKDEVALLNKEGGAHLSLTSGYEVITDNEQLLTLSRYIVESAGSSAESRKYDTIDKKNQMVITLPSLFKDDRYIQVISDNIKEQMRHQMQANPDNIYWVEQPGVESDASEDLFQTIAKDQNFYINQDGKLVISFNEYEVAPGYMGVVEFTIPTEVIADQLVSSEYIR; from the coding sequence ATGCATGACAAGCTGAATAGGATGAAAGAGCAGTACGAGAGCACTCCTATTCCTGACGAACTAAGCTCGATTGTCAACAAGACCATAGCAACCAGACGAAAAAAAAATAGAGCGCTGCCCTGGCTCGCTAGTAGCGCAGCTGCATGCATCCTACTGTTCGCCGGAGTGAATACCAGCCCTGCCTTGGCCCAGGCCATGTCCGATGTGCCGGTTCTGGGCCATATCATCAAGGTGATCACCATCCGTGAATATGCCGAGCAAGACGATAACACGGAAGTGCATATCGAAACACCCGGCATTGCCAACCTAGGAAATACGGAGCTTGAGCAAACCCTGAATAACAAATACCTGGAAGAAAACAAGAAACTGTATGAGAACTTCAAAGACGAAGTGGCCCTATTAAATAAAGAAGGCGGCGCGCATCTGAGTCTTACTAGCGGTTATGAAGTGATCACCGACAATGAACAGCTGCTGACGCTTTCGCGCTATATTGTCGAATCTGCTGGAAGCTCTGCCGAATCCAGAAAATACGATACGATCGACAAGAAGAACCAGATGGTGATCACGCTGCCGAGTCTGTTCAAGGATGATCGTTATATCCAGGTCATCAGCGACAATATCAAGGAGCAGATGCGCCACCAGATGCAGGCTAATCCGGACAACATCTACTGGGTGGAGCAGCCTGGCGTGGAGTCCGATGCATCAGAGGATCTGTTCCAAACGATCGCCAAGGACCAAAACTTCTATATCAACCAAGACGGCAAACTGGTCATCAGCTTTAATGAATATGAAGTTGCACCCGGCTATATGGGTGTCGTGGAATTTACGATCCCAACGGAAGTAATCGCAGACCAGCTCGTCAGCAGCGAATACATCCGATAG
- a CDS encoding RNA polymerase sigma factor gives MRGGRKLEKLLIQCITEHQDSAYRLAYSYVRNQEDALDIVQDAIHKAFISMEKLKQTGSLKSWFFRIIVTTSLDFIRKQKKVHVMDDENLEVILPGSHDHYPNLDLAQSLEELPDKYRVVIILRFFEDMKIDEIAEVLHENVSTVKTRLYQGLQRLRVNLSEEDQEEAQR, from the coding sequence ATGAGAGGCGGCCGGAAGCTTGAGAAGCTTCTTATCCAATGCATAACCGAACATCAGGACAGCGCCTACCGGCTGGCATACAGCTACGTTAGAAATCAAGAGGATGCCCTCGATATCGTTCAGGACGCAATCCACAAAGCATTTATATCCATGGAAAAGCTAAAGCAGACGGGTTCATTAAAAAGCTGGTTTTTCCGAATTATTGTAACAACCTCCCTGGATTTCATTAGAAAACAGAAAAAAGTCCACGTCATGGACGACGAGAACCTGGAGGTTATATTACCCGGCAGCCATGACCACTATCCGAATCTGGATCTGGCCCAATCTTTGGAGGAATTACCCGACAAGTATCGGGTCGTCATTATACTCCGGTTTTTTGAAGATATGAAGATTGACGAAATTGCCGAAGTGCTCCACGAGAACGTCAGCACGGTGAAAACGAGATTATACCAAGGACTACAGAGACTGCGGGTGAACTTAAGCGAGGAAGATCAAGAGGAGGCACAACGATAA